From the genome of Malus sylvestris chromosome 6, drMalSylv7.2, whole genome shotgun sequence, one region includes:
- the LOC126624936 gene encoding short-chain dehydrogenase TIC 32, chloroplastic-like codes for MGGIFSKKGPSGFSSWSTAEEVTEGIDGTGLTAIVTGGSSGIGAETSRVLALRGVHVVMAVRNTEAGEHVKQAILTEVPDAKIDVRELDLSSLESVRKFGADYCSSGLPLNILVNNAGLGAAPFKLSKDGIEMQFATNHLGHFLLTELLLETMKRTSRESKVEGRIVNVSSSLHPDGYREGIRFDKINDEAGYNRYYAYAQSKLANLLHTNELTRRLKKEGVKITANSLHPGMIFTNIGRHDLLLSCFFGVSGLFNKTKTVPQGAATSCYLALNPQVKGVSGEYFVDSNIGKQSSQAKDADLAKKLWDFSLSLTNAK; via the exons ATGGGTGGGATCTTTAGCAAGAAAGGACCATCTGGGTTCTCATCCTGGTCGACAGCCGAGGAAGTTACCGAAGGGATTGATGGAACTGGTCTAACTGCCATTGTTACAG GAGGCTCAAGTGGTATTGGGGCGGAGACATCACGTGTTCTTGCACTGCGTGGTGTCCATGTAGTTATGGCAGTAAGGAACACGGAAGCTGGGGAACACGTTAAACAAGCGATCCTTACAGAAGTACCCGACGCAAAAATTGATGTTAGGGAGTTGGATCTCAGCTCATTGGAATCTGTGAGAAAATTTGGAGCAGATTATTGTTCCTCCGGCCTTCCACTGAACATCCTTGT TAACAATGCAGGGTTAGGGGCAGCTCCATTCAAGCTTTCCAAAGACGGCATAGAAATGCAATTTGCAACTAACCATCTAG GTCATTTTCTTCTCACTGAACTTCTGTTGGAGACCATGAAAAGAACGTCGCGAGAAAGCAAAGTAGAGGGGAGAATTGTTAATGTATCATCATCACTTCATCCAGATGGGTACCGCGAAGGGATTCGTTTTGATAAAATTAATGATGAAGCAGG ATACAACAGATATTATGCCTATGCTCAATCCAAGCTTGCTAACTTGTTACATACTAATGAACTTACAAGGCGTCTCAAG aaagaAGGGGTAAAGATAACTGCGAATTCTCTTCATCCCGGTATGATTTTTACCAATATCGGGCGCCATGATCTCTTGTTAAGCT GTTTTTTCGGTGTGAGTGGACTCTTCAACAAAACTAAAACTGTTCCTCAG GGTGCGGCAACCTCATGCTATCTGGCACTTAACCCACAAGTTAAGGGCGTATCCGGCGAATACTTTGTGGACTCTAACATTGGCAAACAGAGTTCTCAGGCAAAAGATGCAGATTTGGCTAAAAAACTGTGGGATTTTAGCTTGAGTTTGACCAATGCCAAGTAG
- the LOC126624933 gene encoding mitogen-activated protein kinase kinase kinase YODA-like isoform X1, protein MPSWWRKSSSKEVKKKKANRESFIDTIATIHRKLKSSSEEKCNGRSGGSRRRCIDTVSEMGSLSRVLSPAPSSQVSRCQSFAEKPHAQPLPLPRVQLSNIGCTNSGISVASKPESDRESNQLFYLPLPSPGCVSSREDRTYAEGDLATASISSDSSIDSDDPSDSRLLSPMGSDYENGNRTNINSPSCVIQKDPFPIVYQKNSKETLKPGHLLCNNQILSTSPKWKPSSTHMQNIQIPFHGTLSSAPDSSMSSPSRSPIRVFSVEQVRNSSFWAAKTYPDIASTHCSSPGSGQNSGHNSVGGDMSGQLFWQHSRCSPECSPIPSPRMTSPGPNSRIQSGAATPLHPRSGGPAAESPTSRPDDAKQKSHRLPLPPITITKTCLFSPSYSATTTPTVPRSPNRVEHPTSPGSHWKKGRLLGRGTFGHVYLGFNSESGEMCAMKEVTLFADDAKSKESAQQLGQEIALLSRLRHPNIVQYYGSETVDDKLYIYLEYVSGGSIYKLLQEYGQFGEVATRSYTQQILSGLAYLHTKNTVHRLFRDIKGANILVDPNGRVKLADFGMAKHITGQSCPLSFNGSPYWMAPEVIKNSNGCNLAVDIWSLGCTVLEMATTKPPWSQYEGVAAMFKIGNSKELPEIPDHLSEDGKNFIRLCLQRNPLHRPTAAQLLEHPFVRNVAPPERTISSAEHSKGQAAMRSQAFGHGKNHLNLESEGMGMHQSRGSTTVSASSDAYSPKNVSCPISPIGSPLLHSRSPQHVSGRMSPSPISSPRTTSGSSTPLTSSSIPFQHLKQPTTYSLAGIGMTQRSQNCGFHTNGNMPYHEPKPDLSQGFPQGSYAFRDIFLSDNGVLGNQVGHSVSGDPRELFDVQSVLADRVSQQLLRDHIKLNIHGL, encoded by the exons ATGCCTTCTTGGTGGAGGAAGTCTTCATCCAAagaagtgaagaagaagaaagctaaTCGGGAGAGTTTCATCGATACCATAGCAACCATACACCGTAAACTTAAGAGTTCGTCCGAAGAAAAGTGCAATGGTAGATCAGGAGGTTCTCGAAGAAGATGCATTGACACCGTTTCAGAAATGGGTTCTCTATCTAGGGTGCTGTCACCAGCACCCTCCTCACAAGTATCACGCTGTCAGAGCTTTGCAGAAAAGCCTCATGCCCAGCCACTGCCCCTTCCTAGAGTGCAACTTTCTAACATTGGGTGTACTAACTCTGGCATCAGTGTGGCATCAAAACCAGAATCTGACAGAGAGTCCAACCAATTGTTCTATTTGCCTCTTCCATCACCCGGATGTGTCTCAAGCAGGGAAGATCGTACCTATGCTGAAGGAGATTTAGCTACTGCTTCCATATCCAGTGATAGTTCTATTGATAGTGATGATCCGTCTGACTCACGCCTTCTAAGTCCCATGGGATCCGACTATGAAAATGGAAACAGAACAAATATAAACAGTCCTTCCTG TGTAATACAAAAGGATCCATTCCCTATTGTGTACCAAAAGAACTCCAAAGAAACGTTGAAGCCGGGTCATCTTTTGTGCAATAATCAGATTCTGTCTACATCACCAAAATGGAAACCTTCAAGCACACATATGCAGAATATACAAATCCCTTTCCATGGTACTTTGTCTAGTGCTCCAGACAGCTCAATGTCGAGTCCTTCTAGGAGTCCAATTAGAGTGTTCAGTGTTGAGCAAGTTAGGAACTCTAGTTTCTGGGCAGCAAAGACTTATCCAGATATAGCTTCTACCCACTGCTCTAGTCCAGGTTCAGGCCAAAATTCTGGGCATAATTCAGTTGGAGGGGATATGTCAGGACAGTTGTTTTGGCAGCACAGTAGGTGTAGTCCTGAATGTTCTCCAATACCCAGTCCTAGAATGACTAGTCCTGGTCCCAACTCCAGAATACAAAGTGGTGCTGCTACCCCTCTGCATCCTCGATCCGGAGGGCCAGCCGCAGAGTCACCTACAAGCCGGCCTGATGATGCGAAGCAGAAAAGCCATCGGTTGCCCCTTCCTCCAATAACAATAACTAAGACCTGTCTTTTTTCTCCTTCATATTCAGCTACAACAACTCCCACAGTTCCACGTAGCCCTAATAGGGTAGAACATCCAACAAGCCCTGGCTCACACTGGAAGAAGGGGCGCCTGCTTGGAAGGGGCACATTTGGGCATGTATATCTTGGTTTTAACAG TGAAAGCGGTGAGATGTGTGCAATGAAGGAGGTAACTCTATTTGCAGATGATGCAAAATCAAAGGAAAGTGCACAGCAGCTGGGCCAA GAAATTGCTTTGCTAAGTCGCTTGCGACATCCAAATATAGTGCAGTATTATGGATCTGAGACG GTAGATGACAAGCTTTACATATACTTGGAGTATGTGTCTGGTGGGTCCATCTATAAACTGCTTCAAGAGTATGGTCAGTTTGGTGAAGTAGCCACTCGTAGTTATACCCAACAAATCTTGTCAGGGCTTGCATACTTACATACCAAAAACACTGTCCACCG TTTGTTCAGGGATATCAAAGGAGCAAATATATTAGTAGATCCAAATGGTCGGGTGAAATTAGCAGATTTTGGGATGGCAAAGCAT ATAACTGGGCAGTCTTGTCCATTATCGTTCAATGGAAGCCCATATTGGATGGCGCCTGAG GTTATCAAGAATTCAAACGGTTGTAATCTTGCGGTTGATATATGGAGCCTTGGCTGCACTGTTCTTGAGATGGCCACAACAAAACCACCTTGGAGCCAATATGAAGGG GTTGCTGCCATGTTTAAGATTGGAAACAGCAAGGAACTTCCTGAAATTCCTGATCATCTGTCAGAGGATGGGAAGAACTTTATTAGGCTTTGTTTGCAACGTAACCCACTGCATCGTCCCACAGCTGCTCAGCTTTTGGAGCATCCTTTTGTTAGGAATGTTGCTCCACCGGAAAGAACCATTTCTAGTGCAGAGCATTCTAAAGGACAAGCTGCAATGAGATCTCAG GCATTTGGACATGGGAAAAATCATTTGAACTTAGAATCAGAAGGGATGGGCATGCATCAGTCCAGAGGCTCAACAACTGTTTCTGCGTCAAG TGATGCTTATTCACCGAAAAATGTATCATGCCCAATTTCTCCTATTGGAAGTCCGCTTCTACATTCTAGATCACCACAACATGTCAGCGGAAGGATGTCCCCCTCTCCCATATCTAGCCCTCGTACCACATCCGGTTCATCTACGCCTCTCACCAGCAGTTCAATCCCTTTTCAACACTTGAAGCAGCCAACAACCTACTCACTTGCAGGCATAGGGATGACCCAGAGATCTCAAAACTGTGGTTTCCATACAAATGGCAACATGCCATACCATGAGCCAAAGCCAGACCTATCTCAAGGATTTCCACAAGGCTCTTATGCTTTCCGGGATATATTTTTATCTGATAATGGTGTACTTGGAAACCAGGTCGGGCATTCAGTTTCTGGGGACCCCAGGGAGCTATTTGACGTGCAGTCTGTTTTGGCTGATCGTGTGTCTCAGCAGCTCTTAAGGGATCATATTAAGTTGAACATCCATGGACTGTAG
- the LOC126624933 gene encoding mitogen-activated protein kinase kinase kinase YODA-like isoform X2 → MPSWWRKSSSKEVKKKKANRESFIDTIATIHRKLKSSSEEKCNGRSGGSRRRCIDTVSEMGSLSRVLSPAPSSQVSRCQSFAEKPHAQPLPLPRVQLSNIGCTNSGISVASKPESDRESNQLFYLPLPSPGCVSSREDRTYAEGDLATASISSDSSIDSDDPSDSRLLSPMGSDYENGNRTNINSPSCVIQKDPFPIVYQKNSKETLKPGHLLCNNQILSTSPKWKPSSTHMQNIQIPFHGTLSSAPDSSMSSPSRSPIRVFSVEQVRNSSFWAAKTYPDIASTHCSSPGSGQNSGHNSVGGDMSGQLFWQHSRCSPECSPIPSPRMTSPGPNSRIQSGAATPLHPRSGGPAAESPTSRPDDAKQKSHRLPLPPITITKTCLFSPSYSATTTPTVPRSPNRVEHPTSPGSHWKKGRLLGRGTFGHVYLGFNSESGEMCAMKEVTLFADDAKSKESAQQLGQEIALLSRLRHPNIVQYYGSETVDDKLYIYLEYVSGGSIYKLLQEYGQFGEVATRSYTQQILSGLAYLHTKNTVHRDIKGANILVDPNGRVKLADFGMAKHITGQSCPLSFNGSPYWMAPEVIKNSNGCNLAVDIWSLGCTVLEMATTKPPWSQYEGVAAMFKIGNSKELPEIPDHLSEDGKNFIRLCLQRNPLHRPTAAQLLEHPFVRNVAPPERTISSAEHSKGQAAMRSQAFGHGKNHLNLESEGMGMHQSRGSTTVSASSDAYSPKNVSCPISPIGSPLLHSRSPQHVSGRMSPSPISSPRTTSGSSTPLTSSSIPFQHLKQPTTYSLAGIGMTQRSQNCGFHTNGNMPYHEPKPDLSQGFPQGSYAFRDIFLSDNGVLGNQVGHSVSGDPRELFDVQSVLADRVSQQLLRDHIKLNIHGL, encoded by the exons ATGCCTTCTTGGTGGAGGAAGTCTTCATCCAAagaagtgaagaagaagaaagctaaTCGGGAGAGTTTCATCGATACCATAGCAACCATACACCGTAAACTTAAGAGTTCGTCCGAAGAAAAGTGCAATGGTAGATCAGGAGGTTCTCGAAGAAGATGCATTGACACCGTTTCAGAAATGGGTTCTCTATCTAGGGTGCTGTCACCAGCACCCTCCTCACAAGTATCACGCTGTCAGAGCTTTGCAGAAAAGCCTCATGCCCAGCCACTGCCCCTTCCTAGAGTGCAACTTTCTAACATTGGGTGTACTAACTCTGGCATCAGTGTGGCATCAAAACCAGAATCTGACAGAGAGTCCAACCAATTGTTCTATTTGCCTCTTCCATCACCCGGATGTGTCTCAAGCAGGGAAGATCGTACCTATGCTGAAGGAGATTTAGCTACTGCTTCCATATCCAGTGATAGTTCTATTGATAGTGATGATCCGTCTGACTCACGCCTTCTAAGTCCCATGGGATCCGACTATGAAAATGGAAACAGAACAAATATAAACAGTCCTTCCTG TGTAATACAAAAGGATCCATTCCCTATTGTGTACCAAAAGAACTCCAAAGAAACGTTGAAGCCGGGTCATCTTTTGTGCAATAATCAGATTCTGTCTACATCACCAAAATGGAAACCTTCAAGCACACATATGCAGAATATACAAATCCCTTTCCATGGTACTTTGTCTAGTGCTCCAGACAGCTCAATGTCGAGTCCTTCTAGGAGTCCAATTAGAGTGTTCAGTGTTGAGCAAGTTAGGAACTCTAGTTTCTGGGCAGCAAAGACTTATCCAGATATAGCTTCTACCCACTGCTCTAGTCCAGGTTCAGGCCAAAATTCTGGGCATAATTCAGTTGGAGGGGATATGTCAGGACAGTTGTTTTGGCAGCACAGTAGGTGTAGTCCTGAATGTTCTCCAATACCCAGTCCTAGAATGACTAGTCCTGGTCCCAACTCCAGAATACAAAGTGGTGCTGCTACCCCTCTGCATCCTCGATCCGGAGGGCCAGCCGCAGAGTCACCTACAAGCCGGCCTGATGATGCGAAGCAGAAAAGCCATCGGTTGCCCCTTCCTCCAATAACAATAACTAAGACCTGTCTTTTTTCTCCTTCATATTCAGCTACAACAACTCCCACAGTTCCACGTAGCCCTAATAGGGTAGAACATCCAACAAGCCCTGGCTCACACTGGAAGAAGGGGCGCCTGCTTGGAAGGGGCACATTTGGGCATGTATATCTTGGTTTTAACAG TGAAAGCGGTGAGATGTGTGCAATGAAGGAGGTAACTCTATTTGCAGATGATGCAAAATCAAAGGAAAGTGCACAGCAGCTGGGCCAA GAAATTGCTTTGCTAAGTCGCTTGCGACATCCAAATATAGTGCAGTATTATGGATCTGAGACG GTAGATGACAAGCTTTACATATACTTGGAGTATGTGTCTGGTGGGTCCATCTATAAACTGCTTCAAGAGTATGGTCAGTTTGGTGAAGTAGCCACTCGTAGTTATACCCAACAAATCTTGTCAGGGCTTGCATACTTACATACCAAAAACACTGTCCACCG GGATATCAAAGGAGCAAATATATTAGTAGATCCAAATGGTCGGGTGAAATTAGCAGATTTTGGGATGGCAAAGCAT ATAACTGGGCAGTCTTGTCCATTATCGTTCAATGGAAGCCCATATTGGATGGCGCCTGAG GTTATCAAGAATTCAAACGGTTGTAATCTTGCGGTTGATATATGGAGCCTTGGCTGCACTGTTCTTGAGATGGCCACAACAAAACCACCTTGGAGCCAATATGAAGGG GTTGCTGCCATGTTTAAGATTGGAAACAGCAAGGAACTTCCTGAAATTCCTGATCATCTGTCAGAGGATGGGAAGAACTTTATTAGGCTTTGTTTGCAACGTAACCCACTGCATCGTCCCACAGCTGCTCAGCTTTTGGAGCATCCTTTTGTTAGGAATGTTGCTCCACCGGAAAGAACCATTTCTAGTGCAGAGCATTCTAAAGGACAAGCTGCAATGAGATCTCAG GCATTTGGACATGGGAAAAATCATTTGAACTTAGAATCAGAAGGGATGGGCATGCATCAGTCCAGAGGCTCAACAACTGTTTCTGCGTCAAG TGATGCTTATTCACCGAAAAATGTATCATGCCCAATTTCTCCTATTGGAAGTCCGCTTCTACATTCTAGATCACCACAACATGTCAGCGGAAGGATGTCCCCCTCTCCCATATCTAGCCCTCGTACCACATCCGGTTCATCTACGCCTCTCACCAGCAGTTCAATCCCTTTTCAACACTTGAAGCAGCCAACAACCTACTCACTTGCAGGCATAGGGATGACCCAGAGATCTCAAAACTGTGGTTTCCATACAAATGGCAACATGCCATACCATGAGCCAAAGCCAGACCTATCTCAAGGATTTCCACAAGGCTCTTATGCTTTCCGGGATATATTTTTATCTGATAATGGTGTACTTGGAAACCAGGTCGGGCATTCAGTTTCTGGGGACCCCAGGGAGCTATTTGACGTGCAGTCTGTTTTGGCTGATCGTGTGTCTCAGCAGCTCTTAAGGGATCATATTAAGTTGAACATCCATGGACTGTAG
- the LOC126625510 gene encoding uncharacterized protein LOC126625510, with product MSAQDTGSWDVFKCLFDARFTPHEYKDRKRDEFTFLKQGKMSTTEYHRKFTNLSRYCHTIAKNPREMLHQFKKGTRKRLRSLAGYTPCSTYQEFFEILLHVEDFENGPLTMMMERKINQRNSNNFGAQFYHKCNNRHYSDCKRGNKRCYIYGQKGHMSNQCPHNLKNQLPTLPTAVTPQQKLLIIPSAYQQTGYDGVFHYQSDISQYPR from the exons ATGTCTGCACAGGACACCGGGAGCTGGGATGTTTTCAAGTGCTTATTTGATGCCAGATTCACACCTCATGAATACAAGGATCGAAAAAGAGACGAGTTTACATTTTTGAAACAGGGTAAAATGTCAACAACAGAGTATCACCGGAAGTTCACTAATTTATCTCGTTATTGTCATACTATTGCTAAAAATCCCAGAGAAATGCTTCATCAGTTCAAGAAAGGGACTCGTAAACGACTTCGTTCTTTAGCGGGGTATACTCCATGCTCCACTTATCAAGAATTCTTTGAGATTTTGCTTCATGTTGAGGATTTTGAAAATGGCCCCTTGACAATGATGATGGAGAGAAAAATA aaTCAAAGAAACTCCAACAATTTCGGTGCTCAGTTTTATCACAAGTGCAATAATCGTCACTACAGTGACTGTAAGAGGGGAAATAAAAGATGTTACATATATGGCCAAAAGGGGCACATGTCTAATCAATGTCCTCATAATCTGAAAAATCAGCTTCCTACACTACCAACTGCAGTCACTCCACAACAGAAATTACTTATTATACCTAGTGCCTACCAGCAGACAGGTTATGATGGTGTTTTCCACTACCAGAGTGACATATCCCAGTATCCAAGATGA